A segment of the Rattus norvegicus strain BN/NHsdMcwi chromosome 16, GRCr8, whole genome shotgun sequence genome:
TCCTGAAATCCCAGAGGACTTTTTCGACTAAGGTCCTGGCTGGGCACCACACTGAGTGAGCCTCATCCACTCTGATTTCAGTGCATGCCTTCTCCATGGGTAAAAAGTCTGGGAAGAAGTTCTTTGTGACCAACCATGAAAGGATGCCCTTTTCCAAAGTCAAGGCCCTGTGCTCAGAGCTCCGAGGCACTGTGGCTATCCCCAGGAATGCTGAGGAGAACAAGGCCATCCAAGAAGTGGCTAAAACCTCTGCCTTCCTAGGCATCACGGACGAGGTGACTGAAGGCCAATTCATGTATGTGACAGGGGGGAGGCTCACCTACAGCAACTGGAAAAAGGATGAGCCCAATGACCATGGCTCTGGGGAAGACTGTGTCACTATAGTAGACAACGGTCTGTGGAATGACATCTCCTGCCAAGCTTCCCACACGGCTGTCTGCGAGTTCCCAGCCTGAGGAAACCAGTGCCTCCATCGTCTCCTTGGCTCTCAGTCGCTTCCAAAAAAAATTCAGTTACTGGTTTCTCAAGTTTAGTGTTAAGTGATTCTTTTGATGGGAGAGAATGTATTTGCTTGTGGCATGAGGACACGAATAGAAGCTGACCGGGAGGCACCAGGATCTGGTTGAGCACGGAGCAAAGGTCACATCCATTTTGCTAGGAACACAGCAAGAAGTCAACTATGGAAAACCTACAATAAATATCCCCTGCCCTTTTCACCAGAGGACCAAAGGTGGTCCTTATCTGTGCCAGAGTGGCAGCTGATCTCAGCCATAAAAGCACCCAATTCCCTTTCTCCATGAATTGTCACTAAGTGGTGTCAAACGTGCCTGTTTGAAGTCATCCTCAGTCTACAAGGTGTTCTTGCCTCTTGTGTGTTCCTTTACAGGGATCTCTATCTGGTGGAGGGGGGAAGAGAGCTAACACTTCTGGATACTTACCATACCCCAGGCATAGGCTGGCTAGGTCCCCTTTATGATAGAGCTGTTGCTTTTAGGGTCCATGTGCTGCCCCAGGGACCCTCTCTGTCTACCTGACAACAACAAAGGGCAGTATCCTTTGTGAGTAACCACACTGAGTCCTAAGAACCTCCCGCCATGGAGCTGCGCCTTCCCTTTACTCACTCTGCCCCCCAAGAGCAAAACTTTTCTTCTTGCTCTGTTATGTGAGACTATGTGATATTGTGTTCCAGCAACCTAGAAAGAGGCAGATGGCCATTCACAGGGTATCCATCTTTAAATGTCAGTCCCCATCGCCCAGCAGCTCTTCCTTTCACCAAAACATCCTCATTACAGATCAGTGAGCCCATTATCTGTTCACAGAGAGGAAAAGTCCTGTGTTAGCTTTTCCCCCTAAGGGTTAAACGATGCCACCTCAGCAGCCAGCACTGGGCCTTCCTCCTGTGCAGTTCTGGTTCTCCATTGGTCCAAAGTTTGGATCTATCTATTGTGAccatgggatttttgttttccatttccctgagggTAAGTTGAGCTGAGACGCAACCGTGAAATGAGTGGAGGCAGAAGGGGGTCAGTTCTGGCCCCAGCTGCTTGCTGTCCACAAGCGAGATTAGACAACatttcctgagtgagctaacagtCGTTCTCACCCACCGTGGAGGCTTTGTCCACTTCTGTTTTACTTCTGAACTGCCAGGAAAAGCACTGCATGTCATTTGAGGCTTGGTGGTTGATAGATGTTTGTTCAATGGATACAGCAAACATTTACAAAGGCATCGATTGGTTAGCTACTGGGCGGTCAAGGTCCGGCCGTGCACTGCTTCCACAAAACTTTCCCAGCAAGTGTGAGAACGAGGCTGGGACCTTCAGAAGACACCAAGGCCAACAGAGGGCAGGGGGCGGGACCATGTGCCTCGGTTTTTAGCACAGCTATCCTGTCACATTACTGAATTTTCTTTAGACAACGCGCGCTTGTGATATAGAACAGAACTATTCATTGGTTCATTTTGAATCCAGATTCTTAAAACACAGGCACTGGGGATGTCTTAAGACACAGAGCACCTCTACAGTATAAAGTAGAATCTTAAGTGTAGATTATTCCGGAAGTAGGGACTTGGGGTTTAAACTAGGTCTGTAAGTGAGTTCCCTTTGATAGACATGCTGATACAGCTACCAGGGTCACAGTTGGTTTCATGTGACAAAGGGAAAACTGATATTCAAAGACCGAGAGGCTCACAATCCCGGTTCCAGCCTGAATTCTGCACCCTACAACTGTAGGGCCAGCTCGTCAGGACAGTCTTTCTCTGGACTCAGACATCTCTGCCGCTGTGTCC
Coding sequences within it:
- the Mbl1 gene encoding mannose-binding protein A precursor, with the protein product MLLLPLLVLLCVVSVSSSGSQTCEETLKTCSVIACGRDGRDGPKGEKGEPGQGLRGLQGPPGKLGPPGSVGAPGSQGPKGQKGDRGDSRAIEVKLANMEAEINTLKSKLELTNKLHAFSMGKKSGKKFFVTNHERMPFSKVKALCSELRGTVAIPRNAEENKAIQEVAKTSAFLGITDEVTEGQFMYVTGGRLTYSNWKKDEPNDHGSGEDCVTIVDNGLWNDISCQASHTAVCEFPA
- the Mbl1 gene encoding mannose-binding protein A isoform X1, which encodes MEAEINTLKSKLELTNKLHAFSMGKKSGKKFFVTNHERMPFSKVKALCSELRGTVAIPRNAEENKAIQEVAKTSAFLGITDEVTEGQFMYVTGGRLTYSNWKKDEPNDHGSGEDCVTIVDNGLWNDISCQASHTAVCEFPA